One stretch of Miscanthus floridulus cultivar M001 chromosome 18, ASM1932011v1, whole genome shotgun sequence DNA includes these proteins:
- the LOC136522473 gene encoding uncharacterized protein: MADRGWMYSGWKRGRPTNEWVEKINEFLDRAYSIPELVESDTIKCPCAMCRNYFRHKRPKIELHLCHNGYKENYQTWTSHGERRENHEHALLGGPVQYRWMYPFERSNVHSVRNKTPRYDDAGSTSVRDCGIELFEHIGRCFISLGFRDLTTEQSKAAALYILTNIPEMDDFFKEFDNEQWKGRSQPSARDISNLRLNGWKGTRGRNRGPNFFDWFKNICAIRSSVHNVLRQISYGFRKRVSSYGCYDVNGYRFRSEKYESKRAGLATTNSGVCVTCTDDNGNALEYFGVIEDIIKISWEGREQLDLVLFYCRWFDPTSRGVKRTENLGLVEVKHSSRLQNFEPFVLASQVTQVYYLSYASDDPSLKDWWVVYHVAPRDRLPPIDINNDSIETEGPTNDISFFQEDGLEGTFVIDLGDIELIDTLASDEITDPKELEQLEKQTVAPEQEEILESDEEGDEDDAESYDEDCYEEEDF, from the exons ATGGCAGATCGTGGCTGGATGTATAGTGGTTGGAAGCGTGGTAGGCCAACGAATGAATGGgttgagaaaataaatgagttTTTGGATCGTGCCTACTCAATCCCTGAATTAGTTGAGTCTGATACAATTAAGTGCCCTTGTGCCATGTGTCGGAATTATTTCAGGCATAAAAGGCCTAAGATAGAGTTGCATTTGTGCCACAATGGGTACAAAGAAAATTACCAAACTTGGACATCACATGGAGAGAGGCGGGAAAACCATGAACAT GCATTATTAGGAGGCCCTGTCCAATATCGATGGATGTATCCATTTGAGAG ATCTAATGTACATTCTGTTCGAAATAAAACACCTAGATATGATGATGCTGGCTCAACTTCTGTAAGGGATTGTGGCATTGAACTGTTTGAACACATTGGTAGATGCTTCATCTCACTGGGTTTTCGTGACCTCACAACAGAACAGTCAAAGGCAGCAGCCCTATACATATTAACTAACATCCCTGAAATGGATGATTTCTTCAA agaatttgataatgaACAATGGAAGGGTCGCTCACAGCCAAGTGCACGGGATATTAGTAACTTAAGATTAAATGGTTGGAAAGGCACACGTGGCAGAAATAGAGGCCCCAATTTCTTTGATTGGTTCAAAAACATA TGTGCAATCAGATCAAGTGTTCACAATGTGTTGCGTCAAATTTCATATGGGTTTCGCAAAAGGGTGTCCTCCTATGGTtgctatgatgtgaatggatatagGTTTCGGTCTGAGAAGTATGAGAGTAAGCGGGCAGGATTGGCTACAACCAATAGTGGTGTTTGTGTGACGTGTACTGATGACAATGGAAATGCTCTTGAGTACTTTGGTGTTATTGAAGACATCATTAAAATTTCATGGGAAGGCAGGGAACAACTTGATCTAGTTTTATTTTATTGCCGCTGGTTTGATCCGACTTCTAGGGGTGTTAAGCGAACTGAAAATCTTGGTCTGGTGGAAGTGAAGCATAGCTCTAGGCTTCAAAATTTTGAACCGTTTGTGTTGGCAAGTCAAGTTACACAGGTTTATTATCTATCATATGCTAGTGACGACCCTAGTTTAAAAGACTGGTGGGTAGTGTACCATGTGGCACCAAGAGATCGTTTGCCTCCAATCGACATCAACAATGATTCCATTGAAACTGAAGGGCCAACAAATGACATCTCATTTTTCCAAGaggatggattggaaggcacATTTGTGATCGATCTAGGTGACATTGAATTGATTGACACATTAGCCTCAGATGAAATAACTGATCCAAAAGAATTGGAACAGCTAGAGAAGCAAACTGTTGCTCCAGAGCAGGAAGAGATATTAGAAAGTGATGAAGAAGGCGACGAAGATGATGCTGAATCCTATGATGAAGACTGCTACGAAGAAGAGGATTTCTAA